The genome window GCAAGCTCGACATGATTCTGGACGGCGGCACCTGCGAATACGGCATTGAATCGACGATGCTCAATCTGTCCTCAGGCCGCCCAGAAATCCTGCGCCACGGCGTCATCACGCGCGAAATGCTCGAGGAAGCGCTCGGCTGCGAAGTGCCCGATGCCGGAAAAGATGCGCCCCGCGCCTCGGGAAGACTTAAAAGCCACTATGCGCCGAAAACGAAGGCGGAGCTCCTTTCTGAGGACGCGCTTATTCTGCGGGCAAAAACGCTTTCGGACGAGGGCGTCCGTCTCGCCGTTCTTGCGCCCGAACGCCTGAAGGCAAAGCTCCCTCCGGTGGCTGACTTCATCAGCGCGCCTGAAACCGCGCTGGCCTACGGCGCATTTCTTTATGAAGCGCTCCATGAGCTTGATGCCGCGCATGCCGACCGAATCCTCATTGCGGCGCCGCCCTCGACTCCCGAATGGGCCGCCGTGGACGACCGGCTCGGACGGGCAACAGCCTGAAGCGCTTGAATATCCATTTTTCGAGACATCCATGATTCAGATCTACGGCATTCCAACCTGCGGCTCGGTCAAGAAAGCAATTGCCTGGGCTCGCGAAGCAGGCGTGGAATTTACTTTCCACAACTTCCGTACGGAAGCGCCCACGGACGAACTCCTTTCGGGGTGGCTGAAGGACATTCCGGCAGCAAAGCTCGCCAATACCGCCGGCCCGACGTGGCGGAAGATTGACCCGGAAATTCGTGAAGCGGCCAAGGCCAGCCCGGAAATGCTCAAAACCCTCATGCTTTCGACGCCGCTTCTCATCAAGCGCCCCGTCATCGTCTGGGCGGATGGCTCCGCCACCTCGGGCGTTGATGAAGCGCTCTGGAAGACGAAGTCTGTCTGACGGGCCGGTCATTCAAAGGGAAGCGATTCAGGTGCTGAAGGAACTCAAGTCATCACTCGCGAATCCGGGTCCCGTGCTCCCGTTTCTCGCCCTGGTAGCCGCAACCGGCTTCTGGGGGAGTTCGTTTCTGACGGTCGCCGAGGCGCTTTCCGATACGGATCCCTTCACGCTCGTTTTTCTGCGTTTTGCCCTTGGGACGCTCGTGCTCGCGGTGATCCTTCGGAAAACCCTCCGTTCGATCCCGCTGCGCACCTGGAAAATGGGAGCCGTAAGCGGCCTCGTCATCTACGGCTCCTACCTCTTCAACTGCGCCGGGCTCATGACGACGATGAGCTCGATGGCGGGCTTTCTCACGGCGCTTTACGTGCCGATCACGCCCTTTCTTTTCTGGCTGATTGCTGGGAAGCGCCCCGACATTTTTGCCTTTCTCGGTTCGGGAACGGCGTTTCTCGGCCTCGTACTCCTTGCCGACCCCTTTGCGCTCTCGCCTGAAACGGGACTCGGCGAATGGATGATTATTCTTTCGGCATTTCTTTCCGCCCTTGAAATCATCCTGATGGGACGCTTTGCGCCTTTCTGCAGAGCGGCGGAAATCTGCTTCACGCAGCTCTTCTTCGTTTCCCTCTACTCAGGCGCCGGTTCGCTCGCCGCTCACTGGACCATGCCGTCCCTCACGCCC of Sutterella faecalis contains these proteins:
- a CDS encoding L-threonylcarbamoyladenylate synthase produces the protein MTVPAVDQKAIAEAVRILDAGGLVAMPTETVYGLAADADNEEAVLNTYRAKGRPTDHPLIVHVASAEDISWWAESTPQAEALARRYWPGPLTLVLKKKPRCGLWVTGGQDTVALRCPSHPWAHALLKAFGGPKHRGLTAPSANSFGRISPSCARHVADDLGVKPSGKLDMILDGGTCEYGIESTMLNLSSGRPEILRHGVITREMLEEALGCEVPDAGKDAPRASGRLKSHYAPKTKAELLSEDALILRAKTLSDEGVRLAVLAPERLKAKLPPVADFISAPETALAYGAFLYEALHELDAAHADRILIAAPPSTPEWAAVDDRLGRATA
- a CDS encoding arsenate reductase family protein — encoded protein: MIQIYGIPTCGSVKKAIAWAREAGVEFTFHNFRTEAPTDELLSGWLKDIPAAKLANTAGPTWRKIDPEIREAAKASPEMLKTLMLSTPLLIKRPVIVWADGSATSGVDEALWKTKSV
- a CDS encoding DMT family transporter, with the protein product MLKELKSSLANPGPVLPFLALVAATGFWGSSFLTVAEALSDTDPFTLVFLRFALGTLVLAVILRKTLRSIPLRTWKMGAVSGLVIYGSYLFNCAGLMTTMSSMAGFLTALYVPITPFLFWLIAGKRPDIFAFLGSGTAFLGLVLLADPFALSPETGLGEWMIILSAFLSALEIILMGRFAPFCRAAEICFTQLFFVSLYSGAGSLAAHWTMPSLTPTVLSTGLILAVLWLATILSCAQFLLAWGQKFVTPAQAAVIFSLESVFAAIIGWLAGERLGFWGFAGGGLIVAGILLTEWKRLLSSK